A single Corynebacterium resistens DSM 45100 DNA region contains:
- the msrB gene encoding peptide-methionine (R)-S-oxide reductase MsrB — protein MQDFRQLSEVEWQQRLSPEEFHVLRQAGTEAPFKGEYTDTETTGVYHCRACGAELFRSSEKFHSHCGWPSFYDPKDSAAVITREDNSLGMRRVEVLCARCESHLGHVFAGEGYNTPTDLRYCINSIALTLEPAEEA, from the coding sequence ATGCAGGATTTCCGACAGCTCAGTGAGGTCGAATGGCAGCAGCGACTCAGCCCAGAAGAGTTTCATGTGTTGCGTCAAGCCGGTACCGAGGCGCCATTCAAAGGCGAATACACCGATACAGAAACCACCGGGGTCTATCATTGCCGAGCGTGTGGTGCGGAGCTATTCCGGTCTTCTGAGAAGTTCCATTCCCATTGTGGTTGGCCAAGCTTCTACGATCCGAAGGATTCGGCGGCGGTAATTACGCGGGAAGATAACTCCCTCGGAATGCGAAGGGTGGAAGTGCTTTGTGCGCGCTGTGAAAGCCATTTGGGGCACGTATTCGCCGGTGAGGGCTACAACACCCCGACCGATCTGCGCTACTGCATCAACAGCATTGCGCTGACATTGGAGCCTGCAGAAGAAGCCTAA
- a CDS encoding glycosyltransferase family 87 protein yields the protein MKQHNPQPATPASPASQGGKARHAKNPAEPGLIAKLSGARASLVLTIIMWPLAAMTAIHKTFLVPYNDHPTDDFTTVISALRRFRDHVPVYNEDYSTVDPHYLYSPGGTLLLSPLAYLPEHLGRPAYIVLNALAAFLAIVVLTKLFRFSLFGPILPTATFALFSTESINNTLLFSNINGLLLFAEALFIYLLIYRRNVLAGLVIGLAIAIKPQFAPLLFLPLVRRQVSTAAVGIGVPIAFNLAALPLMVSPGDYLNKLVPYLGQTRDYANSSIAGIMTYLGFSDVTILVWRGIAAACVIVSIVFLLRWRDRDEVMWVTTTAGVLLVGVFLISSLGQMYYSMLLVPMFFTVLSNRSVMHSPIAWLGLYFCMSLDEWMSDRWVWAGRIFEYSRGTIGWGLLLVSVTTTIVVWTMVERKQGRHILGDIHENGWWPKANRTVAASE from the coding sequence ATGAAGCAGCACAATCCCCAACCAGCCACTCCCGCCTCTCCAGCTTCGCAGGGCGGGAAAGCTCGGCACGCTAAAAATCCAGCCGAGCCAGGATTGATCGCAAAGCTATCAGGCGCACGCGCATCTTTGGTGCTGACAATAATCATGTGGCCCCTCGCTGCTATGACGGCGATCCACAAGACGTTTTTGGTGCCGTATAACGATCACCCAACTGATGATTTCACCACGGTCATCAGCGCGCTTCGACGCTTCCGCGATCACGTCCCTGTTTACAACGAGGACTACAGCACTGTCGACCCTCACTACCTATACTCACCCGGTGGCACGTTGCTGCTCAGTCCATTGGCCTACCTTCCAGAACACTTAGGGCGCCCCGCCTACATTGTTCTCAACGCGTTGGCAGCGTTCCTCGCGATCGTGGTTCTCACCAAGCTGTTTCGCTTCTCGCTTTTCGGCCCTATTCTTCCAACAGCCACTTTCGCGCTGTTTTCCACCGAATCCATTAACAACACGCTGCTGTTTTCGAACATCAACGGGCTCCTGCTTTTCGCTGAAGCCCTCTTCATTTACCTGCTTATTTATCGACGAAACGTTCTCGCGGGCTTAGTCATCGGACTGGCGATTGCCATTAAACCCCAGTTTGCCCCCTTGCTCTTTCTACCTCTTGTTCGACGCCAAGTTTCCACAGCCGCAGTTGGAATCGGGGTGCCGATCGCTTTCAACCTCGCAGCTCTTCCCCTCATGGTCAGCCCCGGCGATTACCTCAACAAGCTAGTGCCGTACTTGGGTCAGACACGGGATTACGCCAACTCGTCCATTGCCGGCATCATGACTTATCTGGGCTTCTCCGATGTCACTATCCTCGTTTGGCGCGGAATCGCGGCCGCATGCGTGATCGTCAGCATCGTTTTCCTTCTGCGCTGGCGCGATCGCGATGAAGTCATGTGGGTCACAACCACTGCTGGCGTTCTGCTGGTAGGGGTCTTCCTCATCTCATCCCTAGGACAGATGTACTACTCCATGTTGTTGGTGCCAATGTTCTTCACTGTGCTAAGCAACCGAAGCGTAATGCACTCACCAATCGCATGGCTGGGTCTGTATTTCTGTATGAGTTTGGACGAGTGGATGTCGGATCGTTGGGTATGGGCCGGGCGCATCTTTGAATACAGCCGTGGCACCATCGGTTGGGGGCTACTGCTGGTGAGCGTTACCACCACTATTGTGGTGTGGACGATGGTGGAGCGGAAACAAGGGCGGCATATCCTCGGTGATATTCATGAGAACGGATGGTGGCCGAAAGCCAACCGCACCGTGGCGGCGTCGGAATAA